A window of Campylobacter lari subsp. lari contains these coding sequences:
- a CDS encoding tRNA dihydrouridine synthase, with translation MIDFSKKPLFLAPMAGFSDLPLRNLVKQFGADVTISEMISSNALVYESSKTLKMLEKAELENPYIVQIAGSDESVICKAVEILNRFDFIDGIDFNCGCPVNKVIKQCAGSALLQDLDKLQRILELIKKTSNKKSTSVKVRLGFDKKDPIAIAKACENAGVDFISMHGRTRKQMYSGNADYEAIALAKENIKIPLVANGDISEDNAKEVFKITNCDALMIGRASVGKPWIFYEIKTGKKIEKAMKNKIIFAHFEEMLKHYKEQGISIFRKHLHEYSKGYDDASNFRDCVNRINDAEIMRKYIQEFFNKE, from the coding sequence ATGATAGATTTTAGTAAAAAGCCTTTATTTTTAGCTCCTATGGCAGGTTTTTCAGACTTGCCATTAAGAAATTTAGTAAAGCAATTTGGGGCTGATGTAACCATTAGTGAAATGATAAGTTCTAATGCCTTAGTATATGAGAGCTCAAAAACTCTTAAAATGCTAGAAAAAGCCGAACTTGAAAATCCTTACATAGTTCAAATTGCAGGCTCAGACGAAAGCGTAATTTGCAAAGCAGTAGAAATTTTAAATCGTTTTGATTTTATAGATGGTATTGATTTTAATTGTGGTTGTCCTGTGAATAAGGTTATAAAACAATGTGCAGGTAGCGCTCTTTTACAAGATCTTGATAAATTACAAAGAATTTTAGAACTTATCAAAAAAACAAGCAATAAAAAATCAACTAGCGTCAAAGTAAGATTAGGATTTGATAAAAAAGATCCCATTGCCATCGCTAAAGCGTGTGAAAATGCTGGAGTAGATTTTATCAGTATGCATGGTCGCACTAGAAAACAAATGTATAGTGGAAATGCTGATTATGAAGCCATAGCTTTAGCCAAAGAAAATATCAAAATTCCTTTAGTTGCAAATGGTGATATTAGCGAAGATAATGCAAAAGAGGTGTTTAAAATAACAAATTGTGATGCTTTGATGATAGGGCGTGCAAGTGTAGGAAAACCTTGGATATTTTATGAGATAAAAACTGGTAAAAAAATCGAAAAAGCTATGAAAAATAAAATCATTTTTGCACATTTTGAAGAAATGTTAAAGCATTATAAAGAACAAGGCATAAGCATCTTTAGAAAACATTTGCATGAGTATTCTAAAGGTTATGATGATGCTTCTAATTTTAGAGATTGTGTTAATCGCATTAATGACGCAGAAATTATGCGAAAATATATTCAAGAATTTTTCAATAAGGAATGA